A portion of the Acidimicrobiales bacterium genome contains these proteins:
- a CDS encoding TetR/AcrR family transcriptional regulator, translated as MPRRLPASGTTPPPAVRRPGRPRTRPRQGDDSDARGDIVRAAAELFGARGVHSVTMAEIAERAGLQQPSLYYYFRSKLDVLRHILADVNRIPLSIVERARNTEGPVAVRLFWLVHQDVLALCAFPFDINEVHRLSAGNPEEFDGYWVERQHLNDEVEALIAEGIAAGELREVDPRLAALMVLANDEATQNWYRPVAGRRLAGRADPALGDYSPEEIADQAAEAALRHLLVRTASVDAVRSRALSI; from the coding sequence GTGCCGCGCCGTTTGCCCGCCTCCGGTACGACTCCGCCGCCGGCCGTCCGCCGGCCGGGTCGACCGCGGACGCGACCCCGTCAGGGCGACGACAGCGACGCCCGCGGCGACATCGTCCGCGCCGCCGCCGAGCTGTTCGGCGCCCGTGGGGTCCACAGCGTGACCATGGCCGAGATCGCCGAGCGCGCCGGCCTCCAACAGCCCTCGCTCTACTACTACTTCCGCTCCAAGCTCGACGTGCTGCGGCACATCCTGGCCGACGTCAACCGCATCCCGCTGTCGATCGTCGAGCGGGCCCGCAACACCGAGGGCCCGGTGGCCGTGCGTCTCTTTTGGCTCGTCCACCAGGATGTTCTCGCCCTCTGCGCCTTCCCGTTCGACATCAACGAGGTACACCGGCTCTCCGCCGGCAACCCCGAGGAGTTCGACGGCTACTGGGTGGAGCGCCAGCACCTCAACGACGAGGTCGAGGCGCTGATCGCCGAGGGCATCGCCGCGGGCGAGCTGCGTGAGGTCGACCCGCGGCTGGCGGCGCTGATGGTGCTCGCCAACGACGAGGCCACGCAGAACTGGTACCGGCCGGTGGCGGGGCGTCGGCTGGCCGGTCGGGCCGACCCGGCGCTCGGCGACTACTCGCCCGAGGAGATCGCCGACCAGGCGGCCGAGGCGGCGCTGCGCCATCTGCTGGTGCGAACAGCCTCGGTAGATGCGGTGCGCTCCCGCGCGCTCTCCATTTGA
- a CDS encoding urea amidolyase associated protein UAAP1, with amino-acid sequence MDTPTSDSGTGTVLGARDHARAQAASAAAAAMTTQPTIPASTATDLPPGVEASSVVWDETLALGGYASRVIRRGTHLQLTDVDGDTNVNLVLHHAARPIERLNVADTVKLQWNAYLGAGALLLSDMGRVLCSILPDSTGALDLLCGASTRRAVAERYGGSGNHSPTPSGRDRLLLGLAKHGLTRRDLPPSANLFRSVRVDADGGLALTPSGPPGAHLTLRAELDVLVTVAVTPHPLDERPAYTGGEVRLTGWSGAAAGPDHPARTASPEAQRAFENTDDVLLTLSSSGAASGAVAP; translated from the coding sequence ATGGACACGCCGACGTCGGACAGCGGAACGGGCACCGTGCTCGGAGCCCGGGACCACGCCCGGGCCCAGGCCGCCAGCGCCGCGGCGGCCGCGATGACCACGCAGCCGACCATCCCGGCGTCGACCGCCACCGACCTGCCGCCCGGCGTCGAGGCGTCCTCCGTCGTGTGGGACGAGACGCTGGCGCTGGGCGGCTACGCCAGCCGGGTGATCCGGCGGGGCACGCACCTGCAGCTCACGGATGTCGACGGCGACACCAACGTCAACCTGGTGCTCCACCACGCGGCCCGGCCGATCGAGCGCCTCAACGTGGCCGACACCGTCAAGCTCCAGTGGAACGCCTACCTGGGGGCGGGGGCGCTGCTGCTGTCCGACATGGGGCGGGTCCTGTGCTCGATCCTGCCGGACAGCACGGGGGCGCTCGACCTGCTGTGCGGCGCGTCGACCCGGCGGGCCGTCGCGGAGCGGTACGGCGGGAGCGGCAACCACTCCCCCACGCCCAGCGGGCGCGACCGGCTGCTGCTGGGGCTGGCCAAGCACGGGCTCACCCGGCGCGACCTGCCCCCCAGCGCCAACCTGTTCCGCTCCGTGCGGGTCGACGCCGACGGCGGGCTGGCGTTGACCCCCTCGGGGCCGCCGGGTGCGCACCTCACCCTGCGCGCCGAGCTCGACGTGCTGGTCACCGTCGCCGTCACGCCCCACCCGCTCGACGAGCGGCCGGCGTACACGGGCGGCGAGGTGCGGCTCACGGGGTGGTCGGGGGCGGCGGCCGGCCCCGACCACCCCGCCCGCACCGCGTCACCCGAGGCGCAGCGGGCGTTCGAGAACACCGACGACGTGCTGCTCACGCTCTCGTCGTCCGGCGCCGCCAGCGGGGCGGTGGCACCGTGA
- a CDS encoding ABC transporter ATP-binding protein — MRKLEITGLTKTFPGRRKAPPVEALGGVDLHVDEGELVSLIGTSGCGKSTLLRIVGGLERADGGEVLVDGEPVIGPGPDRGMIFQGYSLFPWLTVAGNINFGLKLAGVPSGRRSQRVAELLGVMGLAEHAGRLPRELSGGMRQRVAIARALAPEPDVLLLDEPFGALDAQTRLSMHEFLRSVWHRTGATILMVTHDVDEAVYLSRRVYVMHAHPGRIVDEVQLPFEPGLGPSIKRSPQFLDIRDEIHEALVSEDAAEREPASSS, encoded by the coding sequence ATGCGGAAGCTCGAGATCACCGGGCTGACGAAGACCTTCCCCGGCCGGCGCAAGGCGCCCCCGGTGGAGGCTCTGGGCGGTGTCGACCTGCACGTCGACGAGGGCGAGCTCGTCTCGCTGATCGGCACCTCGGGGTGCGGGAAGTCGACGCTGCTGCGGATCGTCGGCGGCCTGGAGCGTGCCGACGGCGGCGAGGTGCTGGTCGACGGCGAGCCCGTGATCGGCCCGGGGCCGGACCGGGGGATGATCTTCCAGGGGTACTCGCTGTTCCCGTGGCTGACGGTGGCCGGCAACATCAACTTCGGGCTGAAGCTGGCCGGCGTGCCGTCGGGTCGCCGCTCGCAGCGGGTGGCCGAGCTGCTGGGCGTCATGGGGCTCGCCGAGCACGCCGGCCGCCTGCCCCGGGAGCTGTCGGGCGGCATGCGCCAGCGGGTGGCGATCGCCCGCGCCCTGGCTCCCGAGCCCGACGTGCTGCTGCTGGACGAGCCGTTCGGGGCGCTCGACGCCCAGACCCGCCTGTCGATGCACGAGTTCCTGCGGTCGGTGTGGCACCGCACGGGTGCGACGATCCTGATGGTCACCCACGACGTGGACGAGGCCGTGTACCTGTCGCGCCGGGTCTACGTGATGCACGCCCATCCGGGGCGGATCGTCGACGAGGTGCAGCTGCCGTTCGAGCCCGGGCTCGGCCCGTCGATCAAGCGCAGCCCGCAGTTCCTCGACATCCGTGACGAGATCCACGAGGCACTGGTGTCGGAGGACGCCGCGGAGCGTGAGCCGGCGTCGTCGTCGTAG
- a CDS encoding alkyl sulfatase dimerization domain-containing protein, producing the protein MSARSLEMSERLWTGELEPGEVHPVVVNSDLDEVAPGVAFVPAFGSICAFDLGDELLLVDTGNRFLARRNFERVRGWTAAPLTTAVYTHGHIDHVFGLGPYEAEAAEKGWPQPHVVAHRDLPKRFDRYVLTAGYNGVINARQFKMGTFDWPTDYRYPDQTYDDRLDLVVAGERFELHHAMGETDDHTWTWAPDRRVLCSGDMFIWASPNCGNPQKVQRYPREWALALREMAALEPELLLPGHGWPIAGVDRVVQALTETADLLDSLVTQTLELMNQGARLDEIVQAVKAPPELLERPYLRPIYDEPEFVVRNLWRLYGGWYDGNPSHLKPSGDAALAGEVAALAGGAATLAGRALELLAGGDLRLAGHLAEMAAQAAPDDPGVHKARAEVFAARAAEELSTMSKGIFSWAADESSARAGG; encoded by the coding sequence GTGAGCGCACGTTCGCTGGAGATGTCGGAGCGGTTGTGGACCGGCGAGCTGGAGCCCGGCGAGGTCCACCCGGTGGTCGTGAACAGCGACCTCGACGAGGTGGCGCCCGGCGTCGCCTTCGTGCCCGCGTTCGGGAGCATCTGCGCCTTCGACCTGGGCGACGAGCTGCTGCTGGTCGACACCGGCAACCGCTTCCTGGCCCGCCGCAACTTCGAGCGGGTGCGGGGCTGGACCGCAGCGCCGCTGACCACCGCCGTCTACACGCACGGGCACATCGACCACGTCTTCGGGCTCGGGCCGTACGAGGCGGAGGCCGCCGAGAAGGGCTGGCCGCAGCCCCACGTCGTCGCCCACCGCGACCTGCCCAAGCGCTTCGACCGCTACGTGCTCACCGCCGGCTACAACGGCGTGATCAACGCCCGCCAGTTCAAGATGGGCACCTTCGACTGGCCGACGGACTACCGCTACCCGGACCAGACCTACGACGACCGGCTCGACCTGGTCGTCGCCGGCGAGCGCTTCGAGCTGCACCACGCCATGGGCGAGACCGACGACCACACGTGGACGTGGGCGCCCGACCGGCGGGTCCTCTGCTCCGGCGACATGTTCATCTGGGCCAGCCCCAACTGCGGCAACCCCCAGAAGGTGCAGCGCTACCCCCGGGAGTGGGCGCTGGCGCTGCGGGAGATGGCGGCGCTCGAGCCCGAGCTGCTGCTGCCGGGCCACGGCTGGCCGATCGCCGGCGTCGACCGGGTGGTCCAGGCGCTGACCGAGACCGCCGACCTGCTCGACAGCCTCGTCACCCAGACGCTCGAGCTGATGAACCAGGGCGCCCGTCTCGACGAGATCGTGCAGGCCGTGAAGGCGCCGCCGGAGCTGCTGGAGCGGCCCTACCTGCGGCCGATCTACGACGAGCCCGAGTTCGTGGTGCGCAACCTGTGGCGCCTCTACGGGGGCTGGTACGACGGCAACCCTTCTCACCTCAAACCATCGGGGGATGCGGCACTGGCCGGTGAGGTCGCGGCGCTGGCGGGCGGCGCCGCGACCCTCGCCGGCCGGGCATTGGAGCTGCTGGCGGGCGGCGACCTGCGCCTGGCGGGCCACCTGGCCGAGATGGCGGCTCAGGCGGCCCCGGACGACCCGGGCGTCCACAAGGCCCGGGCCGAGGTGTTCGCCGCCCGGGCCGCCGAGGAGCTCTCCACCATGTCGAAGGGGATCTTCTCCTGGGCCGCCGACGAGTCGTCAGCCCGGGCGGGAGGCTGA
- a CDS encoding helix-turn-helix domain-containing protein — protein sequence MGAGSAAREAMIDAAERLVAEEGVAACSLREVQALAGQRNKSAAHYHFGSRDGLVEAIVETRMGPINAARLALIDELDAQGRGDDLRGLVEVLVDPLADATLRRPGSAYARFLAHVLDDPKTTAAVARHLQAESIRITRQRLAAQIADVPDELRDVRIDRAIGMLIISLAAWEDLPGPHETRVADLVDACVAVLQAPLSARTRAAIEGEAAT from the coding sequence ATGGGAGCCGGCAGCGCAGCACGTGAGGCGATGATCGATGCCGCAGAGCGGCTGGTCGCCGAAGAGGGCGTCGCCGCCTGCTCGCTGCGTGAGGTGCAGGCCCTCGCCGGGCAGCGCAACAAGTCGGCGGCCCACTACCACTTCGGCTCCCGTGACGGCCTGGTGGAGGCCATCGTCGAGACCCGCATGGGGCCCATCAACGCCGCCCGCCTGGCCCTGATCGACGAGCTCGACGCCCAGGGCCGCGGCGACGACCTGCGCGGTCTGGTCGAGGTGCTGGTCGACCCGCTCGCCGACGCCACCCTGCGCCGGCCGGGCAGCGCCTACGCCCGCTTCCTCGCCCACGTGCTGGACGACCCGAAGACCACTGCCGCCGTCGCCCGCCACCTGCAGGCCGAGAGCATCCGGATCACCCGGCAGCGGTTGGCCGCCCAGATCGCCGACGTGCCCGACGAGCTGCGGGACGTGCGCATCGATCGGGCCATCGGGATGCTGATCATCTCGCTGGCCGCGTGGGAGGACCTGCCGGGCCCGCACGAGACGCGGGTGGCCGACCTGGTCGACGCCTGCGTCGCGGTCCTGCAGGCGCCGCTGTCGGCACGGACCCGGGCCGCGATCGAGGGGGAGGCGGCGACGTGA
- a CDS encoding ABC transporter permease has protein sequence MTEIGRSSTTSGAAPMPTGSAASAGTAAATSAPAASRPSPAPAGRGRGKGRGRRPILLLELRSQLPGYVRWLLAALGLAAVFALWLWAASRPSRTVIVPSPGDTWTALRELWTDGLLWSDLTASGERILYGYSISMAIGIVLGVAMGSLLAVEATFEAPIAFMRYVPAAALTPLMMSWLGIDESPKITLIVLGTVFFNVLMVGDVARAVPRELIEASYTLGARRTTVLGRIVFRHSLPGIIDVARINLAAAWLMLVVSELLAANEGLAFRIIKAQRFKNYDTMFAVLLVFGVVGVVTDLALRWLRNLSSPWARP, from the coding sequence GTGACTGAGATCGGTCGTTCGTCCACCACCTCGGGGGCGGCGCCCATGCCGACGGGCTCGGCAGCCTCGGCGGGTACAGCGGCCGCGACGTCTGCACCAGCAGCGTCGCGGCCGTCGCCTGCCCCCGCCGGTAGAGGGAGAGGCAAGGGGCGGGGCCGGCGGCCGATCCTGCTGCTGGAGCTGCGGAGCCAGCTGCCCGGCTACGTCCGCTGGCTGCTCGCCGCCCTGGGCCTGGCGGCGGTCTTCGCCCTGTGGCTGTGGGCGGCGAGCCGGCCCAGCCGGACCGTCATCGTCCCGTCGCCGGGCGACACCTGGACGGCGCTGCGCGAGCTGTGGACCGACGGGCTCCTGTGGAGCGACCTCACGGCGTCGGGGGAGCGCATCCTCTACGGCTACTCGATCTCGATGGCGATCGGCATCGTGCTGGGTGTCGCCATGGGTTCGCTGCTGGCCGTCGAGGCGACGTTCGAGGCCCCGATCGCCTTCATGCGCTACGTCCCCGCGGCCGCCCTGACCCCGTTGATGATGTCGTGGCTGGGGATCGACGAGAGCCCCAAGATCACGCTGATCGTGCTGGGCACGGTGTTCTTCAACGTCCTGATGGTGGGCGACGTCGCCCGGGCCGTGCCCCGCGAGCTGATCGAGGCCAGCTACACGCTGGGTGCCCGGCGGACGACGGTGCTGGGGAGGATCGTGTTCCGGCACTCCCTGCCCGGGATCATCGACGTGGCGCGGATCAACCTGGCCGCCGCCTGGCTGATGCTGGTGGTGTCCGAGCTGCTGGCCGCCAACGAGGGCCTGGCGTTCCGGATCATCAAGGCGCAGCGGTTCAAGAACTACGACACGATGTTCGCCGTGCTGCTGGTGTTCGGCGTGGTCGGTGTGGTGACCGACCTGGCGTTGCGCTGGTTGCGCAACCTCTCGTCCCCGTGGGCCCGGCCATGA
- a CDS encoding ABC transporter substrate-binding protein: MPSKTRSRWAWLPLVPLLIAVSACGDDDDAETGSGSGSEPAESSSGEPITLGYSAWPGWFPWAVTEEAGIFDEVGLEVDLTFFADYLTSLEAMATGEIDANSQTLNDTLVSVSAGSDQRIVITNDNSAGNDAIIVDESITSIADLEGKTVAAELGVVDHFLLLQGLAEEGLTEADVDFRGVLTDAAATGFANGEFDAVGVFAPFTLTALERPGSHVLFDSSDFPGTIPDHLVVTPEMVEDRPEDVQKLVDAWYATLDYMEENPEEAREIMAGVAEISPEEYESLEAGTKLFSAEEALAAFEGEEAPEGLAPMAEQISEFLVTAGLAEEAPPLDDLLDPSFTQDYIDRNGD, from the coding sequence GTGCCGAGTAAGACCCGATCCCGTTGGGCCTGGCTACCGCTTGTCCCACTGCTCATCGCCGTCTCCGCCTGTGGTGACGACGACGACGCCGAGACCGGCAGCGGTAGCGGCAGTGAGCCGGCGGAGTCGAGCAGCGGTGAACCCATCACCCTGGGCTACAGCGCCTGGCCGGGGTGGTTCCCGTGGGCCGTCACCGAGGAGGCGGGCATCTTCGACGAGGTCGGCCTCGAGGTCGACCTGACGTTCTTCGCCGACTACCTGACCTCGCTGGAAGCCATGGCGACCGGCGAGATCGACGCCAACAGCCAGACCCTCAACGACACGCTCGTGTCGGTGTCCGCGGGCAGCGACCAGCGGATCGTGATCACCAACGACAACTCGGCCGGCAACGACGCCATCATCGTCGACGAGTCGATCACGAGCATCGCCGACCTGGAGGGCAAGACCGTCGCCGCCGAGCTGGGCGTGGTCGACCACTTCCTGCTGCTGCAGGGCCTCGCCGAAGAGGGCCTCACCGAGGCGGACGTCGACTTCCGCGGCGTGCTCACCGATGCCGCCGCCACCGGCTTCGCCAACGGGGAGTTCGACGCGGTGGGCGTGTTCGCCCCGTTCACGCTGACCGCCCTGGAGCGGCCCGGCTCCCACGTGCTGTTCGACTCGTCCGACTTCCCCGGCACCATCCCCGACCACCTGGTCGTCACACCCGAGATGGTCGAGGACCGGCCCGAGGACGTCCAGAAGCTGGTCGACGCCTGGTACGCCACGCTCGACTACATGGAGGAGAACCCGGAGGAGGCCCGGGAGATCATGGCGGGCGTCGCCGAGATCTCGCCGGAGGAGTACGAGTCGCTCGAGGCCGGCACGAAGCTCTTCAGCGCCGAGGAGGCCCTGGCGGCCTTCGAGGGCGAGGAGGCTCCCGAGGGCCTGGCGCCGATGGCCGAGCAGATCAGCGAGTTCCTGGTCACCGCCGGGCTCGCCGAGGAGGCCCCGCCGCTCGACGACCTGCTCGACCCCTCCTTCACCCAGGACTACATCGACCGGAACGGTGACTGA
- a CDS encoding urea amidolyase associated protein UAAP2 has translation MTGSVILDEVVPARAPWSRRLETGDTLRIVDLEGNQAVDFIVYDAVDPDLRYDASVTIAAQRNIFLTTGSVLRDGEGEPLLTVVDDVVGRHDTIGGACSCESNTVRYGHHTKHQHACIDNFLTALAPYGRGKRDMVSNVNWFMNVPVEADGSLGIVDGLSAPGKYVELRAERPVLVAVSNCPQINNPCNDFNPTPIRVVVSR, from the coding sequence GTGACCGGCTCGGTGATCCTCGACGAGGTCGTGCCCGCCCGGGCGCCGTGGTCGCGTCGCCTGGAGACCGGCGACACCCTGCGCATCGTCGACCTCGAAGGCAACCAGGCCGTCGACTTCATCGTCTACGACGCCGTCGATCCCGACCTGCGGTACGACGCCTCGGTCACCATCGCCGCCCAGCGCAACATCTTCCTCACCACCGGCTCCGTGCTGCGCGACGGCGAGGGAGAACCGCTGCTCACGGTCGTCGACGACGTCGTGGGGCGCCACGACACCATCGGCGGCGCCTGCTCGTGCGAGTCGAACACCGTGCGCTACGGGCACCACACCAAGCACCAGCACGCCTGCATCGACAACTTCCTCACCGCCCTGGCGCCCTACGGGCGGGGCAAGCGCGACATGGTCAGCAACGTCAACTGGTTCATGAACGTGCCGGTGGAGGCCGACGGTTCGCTCGGCATCGTCGACGGGCTCTCCGCACCCGGGAAGTACGTGGAGCTGCGGGCCGAGCGACCCGTGCTCGTCGCCGTCTCCAACTGCCCGCAGATCAACAACCCCTGCAACGACTTCAACCCCACCCCGATCCGGGTCGTGGTGTCTCGTTGA
- the uca gene encoding urea carboxylase yields the protein MLVANRGEIACRIIRTLHDLGCEAVAVHSDADRGAAHVRMADQAVRLGPAAADDSYLQAARIVDAAVATGAGAIHPGYGFLSERADFAELAEAAGVAFVGPTPDQLRQFGEKHLAREVARSVGVPLLPGTELLASVSAAVEAAESIGYPVMLKSSAGGGGIGLRVCRSADDLEAAFDQVTHLASANFGSADVYLERFLPRARHVEVQVFGDGQGAVLTLGERDCSVQRRNQKVVEETPAVGLAPATRAALVADARALAAAVGYRSAGTVEFVVDADSGEHHFLEVNTRLQVEHGVTELTHDVDLVAWMVRLAAGDRGMFSSPVPVGTGHAVEARVYAENPAREFQPSPGRLTHVRLPSGDGVRCDGWVEAGTEVTPWYDPLLLKVLAHGPDRSAALARLDGALAELQLDGIETNVEHLQAILADPRFVAGRATTALLADLPFRPYAVEVGATGSESGGRSLVVSYPGRRGYWSVGVPPSGPMDDWSFRLGNQLLGNRPDAAGLECSVAGPTLLFHRPAVVCLMGADMSAQLEVATGDARNGPVLSQFRPIEVPAGATLRLGRIVGAGARAYLTVRGGLAVPEVLGSRTTFDLGGFGGLAGRELQPGDLLRIDPEPVAPVVAAGLPAEVAPELTDRWSLAVLDGPHAAPEYLTDDDVELLYGTDWEVHYNSARTGVRLVGPRLSWARPDGGEAGLHPSNIHDNAYAVGTVDFTGDMPVILGPDGPSLGGFVCPATVVDADLWKIGQLRAGDKVRLVPVTVAAAEAGRRAQDAILAAPAGGAAGIEPLPALARRTGPAVTVLGRTEPTARPPLTFRRSGDRHLLVEVGLPVLDLDLRVRVHQLAAWFAAEQVAGVVDLTPGIRSLQVQVDGHDLTVEQAIDLVRRADSELPGVDDVVLPSRVVHLPLSWDDPAVRKAIDIYMRSVRPDAPWCPSNLEFIRRVNGLDSIDDVRAIAFAADYVVYGLGDVYLGAPVATPLDPRHRLVTTKYNPARTWTPENAVGIGGAYLCVYGMEGPGGYQFIGRTTQMWRRWPAEGETPWLLRFFDRLRFYPVEADELLELRAERDAGRWSPEITDGTLSIAEHHGFLAAEAEGIAAFGAHQRAAFGAEREAWEARGELAAADAIERSMLEAPAAGPEVEVPDGAWAVTAPLAARVWSVAVKEGDRLEAGDTMVVLEAMKTETVLRAPEAATVVRLACEPGELVAPGRILAVVMPR from the coding sequence GTGTTGGTGGCGAACCGGGGGGAGATCGCCTGTCGCATCATCCGCACGCTGCACGACCTGGGCTGCGAGGCGGTGGCCGTCCACTCCGACGCCGACCGGGGCGCGGCCCACGTGCGCATGGCCGACCAGGCGGTGCGGCTCGGGCCGGCGGCGGCCGACGACTCGTACCTGCAGGCGGCGCGCATCGTCGACGCGGCGGTGGCGACGGGCGCCGGTGCCATCCACCCGGGCTACGGGTTCCTGTCGGAGCGGGCCGACTTCGCCGAGCTGGCCGAGGCCGCGGGGGTCGCGTTCGTCGGACCGACGCCGGACCAGCTGCGGCAGTTCGGGGAGAAGCACCTGGCCCGGGAGGTCGCCCGGTCGGTGGGCGTGCCGCTGCTGCCGGGGACGGAGCTGCTGGCGTCGGTCTCGGCGGCGGTGGAGGCGGCGGAGTCGATCGGCTACCCGGTGATGCTGAAGTCGAGCGCCGGTGGGGGCGGCATCGGGCTGCGGGTGTGCCGTTCGGCGGACGATCTGGAGGCCGCGTTCGACCAGGTGACGCACCTCGCGTCCGCCAACTTCGGGTCGGCCGACGTGTACCTGGAGCGGTTCCTGCCCCGGGCCCGCCACGTCGAGGTGCAGGTGTTCGGCGACGGGCAGGGCGCGGTGCTGACGTTGGGCGAGCGGGACTGCTCGGTGCAGCGGCGCAACCAGAAGGTGGTGGAAGAGACGCCCGCCGTCGGGCTGGCGCCGGCGACGCGGGCGGCGCTGGTGGCCGATGCCCGGGCGCTGGCCGCCGCGGTCGGCTACCGGTCGGCCGGGACCGTGGAGTTCGTGGTCGACGCCGACTCCGGGGAGCACCACTTCCTGGAGGTGAACACCCGGCTGCAGGTGGAGCACGGCGTGACCGAGCTGACCCACGACGTCGACCTGGTGGCGTGGATGGTGCGGCTAGCCGCCGGCGACCGGGGGATGTTCTCGTCGCCGGTGCCGGTCGGGACCGGGCACGCCGTCGAGGCCCGGGTGTACGCCGAGAACCCGGCCCGGGAGTTCCAGCCCAGCCCGGGTCGACTGACCCACGTGCGGCTCCCGTCGGGTGACGGCGTGCGCTGCGACGGGTGGGTGGAGGCGGGCACCGAGGTCACTCCCTGGTACGACCCGCTGCTGCTGAAGGTGCTCGCGCACGGCCCGGATCGCTCGGCGGCGCTGGCCCGGCTCGACGGGGCGCTGGCGGAGCTGCAGCTCGACGGCATCGAGACCAACGTCGAGCACCTGCAGGCGATCCTCGCCGATCCGCGGTTCGTGGCGGGGCGTGCCACCACGGCGCTGCTGGCCGACCTGCCCTTTCGTCCCTACGCGGTCGAGGTGGGGGCGACCGGGAGCGAGTCGGGCGGGCGGTCGCTGGTCGTGTCGTACCCCGGACGGCGGGGCTACTGGTCGGTCGGGGTGCCGCCCAGCGGGCCGATGGACGACTGGTCGTTCCGCCTGGGCAACCAGCTGCTCGGCAACCGGCCGGATGCCGCCGGCCTGGAGTGCTCCGTCGCCGGCCCGACCCTGCTGTTCCACCGCCCGGCCGTCGTCTGCCTCATGGGTGCCGACATGTCGGCCCAGCTCGAAGTTGCGACAGGAGACGCCCGAAACGGGCCGGTTCTGTCGCAGTTTCGGCCGATCGAGGTGCCGGCCGGCGCGACGCTGCGGTTGGGTCGCATCGTCGGTGCCGGGGCGCGGGCGTACCTGACCGTGCGGGGCGGGCTGGCCGTCCCGGAGGTGCTGGGCAGCCGCACCACGTTCGACCTGGGGGGCTTCGGCGGCCTGGCCGGACGGGAGCTGCAGCCGGGCGACCTGCTGCGGATCGACCCGGAGCCCGTCGCCCCTGTCGTTGCCGCGGGACTCCCGGCGGAGGTGGCCCCCGAGCTGACCGACCGCTGGTCGCTGGCGGTGCTCGACGGTCCCCACGCCGCACCCGAGTACCTCACCGACGACGACGTCGAGCTGCTGTACGGCACCGACTGGGAGGTCCACTACAACTCGGCGCGGACCGGCGTGCGGCTGGTGGGGCCGCGGCTGTCGTGGGCCCGACCCGACGGCGGCGAGGCCGGGCTGCACCCGTCGAACATCCACGACAACGCCTACGCCGTCGGCACCGTCGACTTCACCGGCGACATGCCGGTCATCCTCGGCCCCGACGGCCCCAGCCTCGGCGGCTTCGTGTGTCCCGCCACGGTCGTCGACGCCGACCTGTGGAAGATCGGCCAGCTCCGGGCGGGCGACAAGGTGCGCCTCGTGCCCGTGACGGTCGCAGCGGCCGAGGCGGGACGGAGGGCTCAGGACGCGATCCTCGCGGCGCCGGCGGGCGGCGCCGCGGGGATCGAACCCCTCCCTGCCCTCGCTCGACGGACCGGCCCGGCAGTGACCGTCCTCGGTCGGACGGAGCCGACCGCCCGGCCCCCGCTCACCTTCCGACGCAGCGGCGACCGCCACCTGCTGGTCGAGGTCGGGCTGCCCGTGCTCGACCTCGACTTGCGGGTGCGCGTCCACCAGCTGGCCGCCTGGTTCGCCGCCGAGCAGGTCGCCGGTGTGGTCGACCTGACGCCGGGGATCCGCTCGCTGCAGGTGCAGGTGGACGGGCACGACCTCACCGTCGAGCAGGCCATCGACCTGGTCAGGCGGGCCGATAGCGAGCTGCCCGGCGTCGACGACGTGGTGCTGCCCAGCCGGGTGGTCCACCTGCCGCTGTCGTGGGACGACCCCGCCGTGCGCAAGGCCATCGACATCTACATGCGCTCGGTGCGACCCGACGCGCCCTGGTGCCCCAGCAACCTGGAGTTCATCCGGCGGGTCAACGGGCTCGACTCGATCGACGACGTGCGGGCCATCGCGTTCGCCGCCGACTACGTGGTCTACGGCCTGGGCGACGTCTACCTGGGCGCCCCGGTCGCCACGCCGCTCGACCCGCGGCACCGCCTGGTCACCACCAAGTACAACCCGGCCCGCACCTGGACGCCGGAGAACGCCGTCGGCATCGGCGGCGCGTACCTGTGCGTCTACGGGATGGAGGGGCCGGGCGGCTACCAGTTCATCGGCCGCACCACCCAGATGTGGCGTCGCTGGCCGGCCGAGGGGGAGACGCCCTGGCTGCTGCGGTTCTTCGACCGGCTGCGCTTCTACCCGGTGGAGGCCGACGAGCTGCTGGAGCTACGGGCCGAGCGCGACGCCGGGCGCTGGTCGCCGGAGATCACCGACGGCACCTTGTCGATCGCCGAGCACCACGGCTTCCTGGCCGCAGAGGCCGAGGGCATCGCCGCCTTCGGGGCCCACCAGCGGGCCGCGTTCGGCGCCGAGCGGGAGGCCTGGGAGGCGCGGGGCGAGCTGGCGGCGGCCGACGCGATCGAGCGGAGCATGCTGGAGGCGCCGGCTGCGGGGCCCGAGGTGGAGGTGCCCGACGGGGCGTGGGCGGTCACGGCGCCGTTGGCGGCGCGGGTGTGGTCGGTGGCCGTGAAGGAGGGCGACCGCCTGGAGGCCGGCGACACGATGGTGGTGCTGGAGGCGATGAAGACCGAGACCGTGCTGCGGGCGCCCGAGGCGGCGACGGTGGTCCGGCTGGCGTGCGAGCCCGGCGAGCTGGTGGCCCCGGGCCGGATCCTGGCGGTGGTGATGCCCCGATGA